In the Numida meleagris isolate 19003 breed g44 Domestic line chromosome 5, NumMel1.0, whole genome shotgun sequence genome, one interval contains:
- the PLA2G12B gene encoding group XIIB secretory phospholipase A2-like protein isoform X2, whose translation MAVLTAGNSGTVAEKRGKASGMVISADKKKTEEMELKRTVHHQMLGPRSARNGSAEIHSSLTPSRLGMERSFLEELRTQQDSPSSSAAKPHAVRRDLPMSKSWGEPQSSLVQLLGRSAFFMFILSSSGKAPMPRPHYKPQEPNGCSSYFLGLKLDLGIPAMTKCCNQLDICYDTCGANKYRCDAKFRWCLHSICSDLKRSLGFVSKVEACESVADTVFNAVWTLGCRPFMNSQRSACICSEEERDEL comes from the exons ATGGCTGTATTAACTGCAGGTAATTCAGGTACCGTGGcagaaaaaaggggaaaagcatCTGGAATGGTTATCAGTGctgacaagaagaaaacagaggaaatggaGCTTAAAAGAACAGTGCATCACCAAATGCTGGGACCAAGATCAGCCAGGAATGGCTCTGCAGAGATCCATAGCTCCCTGACACCAAGCAGactggggatggagaggagtTTCCTGGAGGAATTAAGAACACAGCAGGATagccccagctcctcagctgcaAAACCCCATGCTGTGAGGAGGGACTTGCCCATGTCTAAGAGCTGGGGAGAGCCCCAGAGCTCTTTGGTACAGCTCTTGGGAAGATCAGCTTTCTTCATGTTTATCCTTTCTTCCTCAGGGAAGGCTCCGATGCCACGGCCTCACTACAAGCCCCAAGAACCAAATGGCTGCAGCTCCTATTTCCTGGGGCTCAAG ctAGATTTGGGCATCCCTGCCATGACCAAGTGCTGCAACCAGCTGGACATCTGCTATGACACCTGCGGGGCCAACAAATACCGCTGCGACGCCAAGTTTCGCTGGTGCCTCCATTCCATCTGCTCTGACCTCAAGCGCAGCCTCGGCTTTGTCTCCAAGGTGGAAG CCTGCGAGTCCGTCGCAGACACTGTGTTCAATGCTGTCTGGACCCTGGGCTGCCGGCCCTTCATGAACAGCCAGCGGAGCGCCTGCATTTGCAGTGAGGAAGAGCGAGATGAGCTATGA
- the PLA2G12B gene encoding group XIIB secretory phospholipase A2-like protein isoform X1, translating to MAVLTAGNSGTVAEKRGKASGMVISADKKKTEEMELKRTVHHQMLGPRSARNGSAEIHSSLTPSRLGMERSFLEELRTQQDSPSSSAAKPHAVRRDLPMSKSWGEPQSSLVQLLGRSAFFMFILSSSGKAPMPRPHYKPQEPNGCSSYFLGLKVPQSLDLGIPAMTKCCNQLDICYDTCGANKYRCDAKFRWCLHSICSDLKRSLGFVSKVEACESVADTVFNAVWTLGCRPFMNSQRSACICSEEERDEL from the exons ATGGCTGTATTAACTGCAGGTAATTCAGGTACCGTGGcagaaaaaaggggaaaagcatCTGGAATGGTTATCAGTGctgacaagaagaaaacagaggaaatggaGCTTAAAAGAACAGTGCATCACCAAATGCTGGGACCAAGATCAGCCAGGAATGGCTCTGCAGAGATCCATAGCTCCCTGACACCAAGCAGactggggatggagaggagtTTCCTGGAGGAATTAAGAACACAGCAGGATagccccagctcctcagctgcaAAACCCCATGCTGTGAGGAGGGACTTGCCCATGTCTAAGAGCTGGGGAGAGCCCCAGAGCTCTTTGGTACAGCTCTTGGGAAGATCAGCTTTCTTCATGTTTATCCTTTCTTCCTCAGGGAAGGCTCCGATGCCACGGCCTCACTACAAGCCCCAAGAACCAAATGGCTGCAGCTCCTATTTCCTGGGGCTCAAGGTACCCCAAAGT ctAGATTTGGGCATCCCTGCCATGACCAAGTGCTGCAACCAGCTGGACATCTGCTATGACACCTGCGGGGCCAACAAATACCGCTGCGACGCCAAGTTTCGCTGGTGCCTCCATTCCATCTGCTCTGACCTCAAGCGCAGCCTCGGCTTTGTCTCCAAGGTGGAAG CCTGCGAGTCCGTCGCAGACACTGTGTTCAATGCTGTCTGGACCCTGGGCTGCCGGCCCTTCATGAACAGCCAGCGGAGCGCCTGCATTTGCAGTGAGGAAGAGCGAGATGAGCTATGA